TATCTAATTTAAAGTCATATCTCAGAACTGCTCCAAAAGCATTAATATCACTGGCCTGGAACATGTAGTCCTGTAATACCCATTCATCAACCGCCGGATTTGCTGTTGTGCTTAAAGCATTGATAGATTGGTTGACCATTCTTTTATAAAAATACGGCTGGAATGTAAGCATCTGATTATTATTAATCTGCTGTTTGTAATCAGCATTAAGTCCGAAATAAGAATATACAAATTTCTGTCCTGAATTTGGGTAAAGCCTGCGTTCCTTGATTTCTTCATATCCAAAAAACGGAACTGCTGTAATGGAGAACCTTTCCTGGTTATATTGGTAAAAACCTTTGACGGTTGCAATGTAATTATCTCTGCGGTAAGCTTCTCTTTTGAAGATTTGAGTCATTATGGAAGTATTCATTGAATACCCATATTCAGACCCTGTTTTTCGGGAAGAAGTATATCCTGCTAATAATCCGATACGGTGTTTTTCGTTAATATTAAAAAATTTAGCTCCTTCCAATTTAAATTCCTCATTTTTCAAGTCAGAAATGTCATTGTAGGTATTGGAGCCATCATTGTAGCTTTTAATGTTGTTCGCTTTTCCTATAACAGCCTGAAGGTAGAAGTCTCTTCCTTGTTTGTTGGAGATCTGGATTCCTCCTTTATAAGCAAATTCTTCAAAAGTATTGGTAGGACGTGTTCCTCCGTTAAACAGATAGTTAGAAAAACCAAGTCCAGACATGAGGTATACATAAGGTCTTCCCAGAAGACTTTGAAACTGAATCGAATTATTTTGGGTGTATTTGTTGAATTCACCAAAAACTCCGGCTTCATATTCTCTGAAGATTCTGTAATTCACACCGGCATTTATTCTCAGGTCTGAAGTTTTACTTTCCAGTCTGGGATCTTTTGAACGATAGCCCATCTGTGCAGAATAACTTATCTGTCCGGCAACAGTCCATCGGTCCATTTTCTCAAGGTATCCTCCGGCAAACTGATAACGCTCCAGATTTAATTTCCCTCCAACAGAGTCTGAGGTGATGTAAGGAGCGATACGTTCATAATCTAATGTTTCGTTCCACTTTACAGAACTCATTTTTAAGTTCTGATAGCTTGCACTTCCCCATACAGATCGGTTAGGTTTCAGCTTTTGAAAAGACTGGGCTTTTATCATCAGTCCTTTGCTGCCATTTCCTAATTGTTGACGGTAAGCATTTTCTTTATTGTCCTGATAACCGACACTGAATTCTGAAAATGAAGAAGTACTATAACCCGACATAGATGCCGGGTTATAGTAAAAGTTATTTTTAAAATCTCTTTCCTGATTGTATTGATTATTGAGCGTTTTGAATAGCCTTATACTATCCTGAGCTTTTATATTAAAAGAAAAGCCAATCAATAACAGGCAGAAAAATGTTTTTGTATGTAACATAATTTGCTGTTGAATATCGAACTGTATTTTAGTGAACGATACCATCTTTTAAACTTGGTTGAGCATCTTTTACAAAGTCATTAGATGAGTTGTTGGTATCCAGATAAAGGTTTTTACCATTAGTCATCTGTCCGTTTACCTTACGTCTTACCGATTTTCCGAAACGGGTAGGATCTTTATCAATAGTTCCTACGGAAGTCCATCCACCATCAATACTTGCAGAAGTCAGGGTATGAGCAAATTTTGAAGAGATACTGTTGTTGACTCCGTCAATAATCCATGAATTAGGAATGGAATAAGCTTTTTTTGCAGTCACTCCACCAGCACTGTTGATATAAGTATATTCATAGGTGTATTTTTGAAGGAAGCTTTCTTCATTTTCTCCGAATGGGAAACGAGCAATTACATAACTTTCAAAACCACGGTCGTGTAAAAAGAACATGTTAAAGTTCATTTGTGAATAGATCACTTTTGCATTTGGAACAGCTGGGTTGTCTACCTGTCCTAATGCCGGGTTGTTTGAAGGATATTCAAAGTTGGCATTGTGAAGGTCATATGCTGTACTGGTCTGAGCCTTATGATTGATCGCATTGTCTGCAATAACGATGAAATCTCCTGGCTGTACAGGATATTCGGTGCCAGCACCTGGTAATACCATTACTGCTTTTACCGGGAATGACAGGTTAGCATTGTATGGAGTAGGGTTTTTGTCTTCTACAGTAAGAAACTCAGACTGCCCGATGATTAGTTTATCAGCATATAAAACCTCTTTGGTGTTATTGGTCAATTTAAAATAACGCCCAGAGTTATAGTTTTTACCTTCTGCTGTTTTAATCCCTGTAAAGAAAACTTCTTCAATGATAAAGTCATCATGGAATTTCTTAATAATAATTGGAATAGTAAGGTTAGTAGCAGATAGAGCAATATCGGTTTGAGCCATAGCTCCAGCTGATACTTCTTCATTACCGGAGATTACGGCACCGTTTACTGTAATTTTATAAGAGCCATAAGGTAAAGGCAAAGAATAAGTGTTCACATTTTTAATGGTTTCTCTTCTTATGGCACCTGTATTTACTTCTCTGATCTCAAGATCCAAACTCTTGTAAGACGAAATATTTTCACCTGAAAAAGTTAATGTTAAAACTCCATTTTGCGTAGTTGTTGCTCCGAAATCATCACTTGTACATGATGTTACTGTAAATGTCGTAGCCATCATAGCGGCTAAACTTAGTAGTAAAACTCTTTTTTTCATGTTATTTTTTTGATATATATTAAAAATTGTAGTTTAATTCCATTCCAAAGTAAGGACTGTTACCTCCTTTTCTGTAAACTTTTACATTGTTGAAAGTATAAGGGGCACTATAGTTGAAAAGTCTGTTAACAAATAATGAGGTGCGAAGCGCCTTATAAATACTTTTGGTAACTTTAATATTTCCTGCCATGGTAAAAGTGTAAAGTCTATCCAGATTATCAGAAACTGAAACGCTTCTTACCAGCCACTGCTTATAAGTATCTGTTCTGTCTGCTTCTGTAAAAGGATGTACCACTCCGTCTACTCCGTAATAAGAAATAGGTTCAGCAATTCTTCTGTCATTTCTGCTATAGTCATATAAGCTTCCTTGTATAGAAGCTGAAATAATCATATCCAGACTTGGGAGATAAGTGTCTATAAGCAAATTATAGTTGAGGTTTGAATTCACATAACCATAATCAGATTTATAGATTCCATAATAAGGATAAGCTTCTGTTCCGATAGAGGCGGTAGGTCTTTTAATAACAGGTGCTGAATTTCTGTATTGGGTTTTGAACCATGCTCCGGTGAAAGTGAATCTTGTATTGATGGCCTTGATTCTTGGTGAGGTATATCCAAATTCAATTCCTTGCTTTAACGTTTCGCTTCCGTTTTCTGTAGTGGTGTACTGCCCAAAAACAGTTTTAACTTCATAGGGAACATTGGTTAAATCCGGTCCGTTAGGGGTCCATTGGGTTAAATCTACCTTTGTGTTATCATATTGTTTATAACTTTGAACAGTAGTCTGATCCATATTTCGGAAACCATTGTTCATATTTTCTTTAAAGTAAGTCATAAAGAATTCATGATTTCTGTAAGAAAGATCTAAACGAATTTCCTTTTTAATGCTTTTAGCTGCTTCAAGTTCTTTATTTTCCCTTGGCTGTACATAGGTCATGAAATTTACATATCGATACTGTTCATCATTATGATAGTGATTCAGCTGAGTGTAATCCCAATATTCTTTGTTTGGATAAAGCATCAGCAGTGTAGGCTGTTTGTAGAAAAGACCATATCCTAAGGTAACATCTGTTTTTAAAGGATAGCCATTAATGATGAGGTGGGGCAGACTATACTGGAAATTCAATCTTGGTTCAGCAAAAACTTTTTTACTGATCGCATAAGAATTGTCAATCCCCAGATTTTTTGATAATCTCAATCCTGCATACAAGGTGAATTTATGTTGATTGAGAGCGTAGCTCATTTGATCGCCTAAAAAAGCAGCTAATAGGCTGGAAGCAGGAATATCATTGTAAGGTCTTGGCCTTGCTATTCCTGAGTTGGCAGAAGGAGGCGTTTTCATATCATATTGCATCCCTTTACCATTATTTTTTGAATACCTCCAATCAATCCCAGCTTCATATTGATGAGTAATTCCAAATGTTTTCTTGGTTCCGTTTGCCTGTAAAAAAGCAGTGATATCCAAAGGTTTTCCTTCTGTAGAAAATTCAGTGATATAACGCAGATTCGGATAATATCCTACATTCTCGCCTTGTTCTGTAGCCAAAGAAAAAGAGCGGGGACCGGATAGTTGAACCAGTTTTACTTGTTCTATTTTTTCAAATCCCTGGCGGATAGCTGTATTTAAAGTTAATTTGTTGAAAAAAGAACTCTTATCCAGCTGATAGATAAAGTTATTGGTTATGCTGATTCTTTTATTATTCGATTCATACTTATCTGTTGAAGGGTAGCCATTATCCGGATCATATTTTTTATTATCGATATTAGTGGAAAAATCAATAGTAGATTTCCACTCCAATGGTCTTGACCATAGCGTTGAAATTTTCTTTGAACGGATAGATGCAGTAATACGCTGGTAAGTTTCAAAATCATCAGTAGGATTAGCCTTTGAATCTAGGTAATCTGCACTTGCGCTCAGTTGCCACTTATCAGTAATTTTAAAGCCTTTGCTCAGATAATACTGCTTACTAAAACCGTCCGCTTTAAATCTTGCCTGAAGGGGAGAATCTTTTATTCTACGTTCAATTTTTATCAATCCTGAAGTAAGATCTCCGTAAGCTGCTGAAGGAATACCCCGGATTACTTCTACTTTTTCAATATCATTGGTGGATATGGTTCTCATATCAACTCCGGAAGTAGATGTTTCTCTACCTTTTGGGCCTTCTGCAAATTGCCTGTTATCTACCGAAATCTGCATATCTGCGTTGGAATTGATGATGTTATCATCAATCATGAATTGTACTCCAAGAGATGAAGTATTGTATTCATTTCCGCTATAGCCTGCTGTATTTTCTCTAAGAGTCGCTCTATTATTGTAGTTTAAGACGGGAGCTTTCGAAAGGCCGCCGGGAAGAAGTTCCATAAGGT
This Chryseobacterium sp. G0162 DNA region includes the following protein-coding sequences:
- a CDS encoding DUF6850 family outer membrane beta-barrel protein; translated protein: MLHTKTFFCLLLIGFSFNIKAQDSIRLFKTLNNQYNQERDFKNNFYYNPASMSGYSTSSFSEFSVGYQDNKENAYRQQLGNGSKGLMIKAQSFQKLKPNRSVWGSASYQNLKMSSVKWNETLDYERIAPYITSDSVGGKLNLERYQFAGGYLEKMDRWTVAGQISYSAQMGYRSKDPRLESKTSDLRINAGVNYRIFREYEAGVFGEFNKYTQNNSIQFQSLLGRPYVYLMSGLGFSNYLFNGGTRPTNTFEEFAYKGGIQISNKQGRDFYLQAVIGKANNIKSYNDGSNTYNDISDLKNEEFKLEGAKFFNINEKHRIGLLAGYTSSRKTGSEYGYSMNTSIMTQIFKREAYRRDNYIATVKGFYQYNQERFSITAVPFFGYEEIKERRLYPNSGQKFVYSYFGLNADYKQQINNNQMLTFQPYFYKRMVNQSINALSTTANPAVDEWVLQDYMFQASDINAFGAVLRYDFKLDKLPAFFVSAQYQTQKIQEKNNNFAAASIGITF
- a CDS encoding DUF4876 domain-containing protein, whose amino-acid sequence is MKKRVLLLSLAAMMATTFTVTSCTSDDFGATTTQNGVLTLTFSGENISSYKSLDLEIREVNTGAIRRETIKNVNTYSLPLPYGSYKITVNGAVISGNEEVSAGAMAQTDIALSATNLTIPIIIKKFHDDFIIEEVFFTGIKTAEGKNYNSGRYFKLTNNTKEVLYADKLIIGQSEFLTVEDKNPTPYNANLSFPVKAVMVLPGAGTEYPVQPGDFIVIADNAINHKAQTSTAYDLHNANFEYPSNNPALGQVDNPAVPNAKVIYSQMNFNMFFLHDRGFESYVIARFPFGENEESFLQKYTYEYTYINSAGGVTAKKAYSIPNSWIIDGVNNSISSKFAHTLTSASIDGGWTSVGTIDKDPTRFGKSVRRKVNGQMTNGKNLYLDTNNSSNDFVKDAQPSLKDGIVH
- a CDS encoding carboxypeptidase-like regulatory domain-containing protein → MKRSLFFVFFFIFSLQFIQAQNEKSQLNITVFDENNKELRGASITVNQTSLTTDKNGNADISIPNGKYHLKVLHPDFQEKELNITLTSAQNITIKLQPINKLEEVVVFSKEGKGLTTKSVIDRQAMQHLQPSSFTDLMELLPGGLSKAPVLNYNNRATLRENTAGYSGNEYNTSSLGVQFMIDDNIINSNADMQISVDNRQFAEGPKGRETSTSGVDMRTISTNDIEKVEVIRGIPSAAYGDLTSGLIKIERRIKDSPLQARFKADGFSKQYYLSKGFKITDKWQLSASADYLDSKANPTDDFETYQRITASIRSKKISTLWSRPLEWKSTIDFSTNIDNKKYDPDNGYPSTDKYESNNKRISITNNFIYQLDKSSFFNKLTLNTAIRQGFEKIEQVKLVQLSGPRSFSLATEQGENVGYYPNLRYITEFSTEGKPLDITAFLQANGTKKTFGITHQYEAGIDWRYSKNNGKGMQYDMKTPPSANSGIARPRPYNDIPASSLLAAFLGDQMSYALNQHKFTLYAGLRLSKNLGIDNSYAISKKVFAEPRLNFQYSLPHLIINGYPLKTDVTLGYGLFYKQPTLLMLYPNKEYWDYTQLNHYHNDEQYRYVNFMTYVQPRENKELEAAKSIKKEIRLDLSYRNHEFFMTYFKENMNNGFRNMDQTTVQSYKQYDNTKVDLTQWTPNGPDLTNVPYEVKTVFGQYTTTENGSETLKQGIEFGYTSPRIKAINTRFTFTGAWFKTQYRNSAPVIKRPTASIGTEAYPYYGIYKSDYGYVNSNLNYNLLIDTYLPSLDMIISASIQGSLYDYSRNDRRIAEPISYYGVDGVVHPFTEADRTDTYKQWLVRSVSVSDNLDRLYTFTMAGNIKVTKSIYKALRTSLFVNRLFNYSAPYTFNNVKVYRKGGNSPYFGMELNYNF